The following proteins come from a genomic window of Malus domestica chromosome 02, GDT2T_hap1:
- the LOC103400123 gene encoding transcription initiation factor TFIID subunit 14b-like, which produces MSVRKSGETEPPQPEEGGGSAQLSQPVRTSNPAEDGDKKSTSRRLKDVDICVPIVYGTVAFYLGRKASESQSHKWTVYVRGATNEDLGVVVKRVIFQLHPSFNNPMRVIDSPPFELTECGWGEFEISISLFFHNDVCERQLDLYHHLKLYTEDESGPQSTKKPVVVESYDEIVFPDPLEACFARVQNHPAVIVPRLPAGFNLPNPVPIDQKNDSERGDTKDHPLGQWFLNFSEADELLKLAAARQEVQAHIVSVRRKMSMMDGPPQLSKPPSGYEYA; this is translated from the exons GTGGCGGGTCCGCCCAACTATCCCAGCCAGTCCGAACTTCAAATCCTGCAGAAGATGGAGACAAGAAG AGCACAAGCAGGAGACTGAAGGATGTTGATATATGTGTGCCAATTGTATACGGGACAGTTGCGTTCTACCTCGGTAGGAAGGCCAGTGA GTCTCAGTCACATAAGTGGACGGTTTATGTTCGTGGGGCAACAAACGAGGACCTTGGGGTGGTGGTAAAGCGAGTTATATTTCAATTGCATCCTAGTTTCAATAATCCTATGAGAGTGATTGATTCGCCCCCATTTGAGTTAACGGAATGTGGTTGGGGTGAATTTGAAATTTCCATCAGTCTGTTCTTCCACAATGATGTCTGTGAGAGACAGTTAGACTT GTATCACCATTTAAAGTTATATACTGAAGATGAATCTGGGCCCCAGTCAACTAAGAAACCTGTTGTTGTGGAGTCTTACGATGAAATAGTTTTCCCCGATCCTTTAGAGGCCTGTTTTGCTCGTGTGCAGAACCATCCAGCTGTTATAGTGCCCCGTTTACCTGCTGGTTTCAACTTGCCTAATCCTG TGCCGATTGATCAGAAGAATGACAGCGAACGAGGGGACACGAAGGATCATCCCCTTGGTCAGTGGTTCTTGAATTTTTCAGAGGCAGATGAGCTCTTAAAACTTGCAGCGGCTCGTCAAGAG GTCCAAGCCCACATTGTCAGcgtgagaagaaaaatgagtatGATGGATGGGCCGCCCCAACTGTCAAAACCACCGTCAGGATACGAATATGCATGA
- the LOC103400107 gene encoding delta-9 acyl-lipid desaturase 1-like, with translation MPSYGQLTHSTITRPIQVQYNVLKKRSQSIELEAEGNVLNNMGPLKMWVTLLKTPCANFWGRKWNLLDIVTAGMFLSVHVLCLFAPFYFTWTAFWLMLVLGYVTGFGITLSYHRNLAHRSFRLPKLLEYLFAYCGVLSVQGSPIEWVSTHRYHHQFTDTEKDAHSPLKGFWYSHMGWILDSRSRFGRYEGLRNVEDLKKQPFYVFLHHTLLLHSFLLGCILYYIGGFPFVVWLMGVRMVIVFHSTFFVNSAAHIWGYQAWNTGDLSKNLWWLGLLALGEGWHNNHHAFEYSARQGLEWWQIDVTWYIIKFLEVLGLATDVKTPSEAHKQRMKAKSMAAQE, from the exons ATGCCAAGTTATGGCCAACTTACCCATTCCACAATCACTCGTCCCATACAAGTGCAATACAACGTCCTTAAAAAAAGAAGCCAATCCATAGAATTAGAAGCTGAGGGGAACGTCCTTAATAACATGGGTCCTTTGAAGATGTGGGTCACCCTTCTTAAGACTCCTTGTGCAAATTTTTGGGGGAGGAAATGGAATCTGCTTGACATTGTCACAGCTGGTATGTTTCTGAGTGTGCATGTCCTTTGTTTGTTTGCACCGTTTTACTTCACTTGGACAGCATTTTGGTTGATGCTTGTGCTGGGTTACGTCACTGGTTTCGGAATCACTCTTTCTTACCATAGAAACCTTGCTCATCGGAGCTTTAGGCTCCCAAAACTGCTCGAGTACTTGTTTGCCTATTGTGGGGTTCTCTCAGTTCAG GGTAGCCCGATTGAGTGGGTGAGCACACACCGGTACCATCACCAATTTACCGATACAGAGAAAGACGCTCACAGCCCACTTAAGGGATTTTGGTATAGTCACATGGGTTGGATTCTAGACAGCCGTTCTCGGTTTGGAAGA TACGAAGGTCTTCGGAatgttgaagacttgaagaagcaGCCATTCTATGTGTTTCTTCATCACACTCTCCTTCTACATTCATTTCTTCTTGGATGTATACTATATTACATCGGTGGATTTCCCTTCGTGGTTTGGCTAATG GGCGTGAGGATGGTGATTGTTTTCCATAGCACTTTCTTTGTAAATTCGGCTGCCCACATTTGGGGATATCAGGCATGGAACACCGGCGATCTCTCTAAAAACCTTTG GTGGTTGGGGTTGCTTGCACTTGGAGAAGGATGGCACAATAACCACCATGCTTTTGAATACTCAGCTCGACAAGGCCTCGAATGGTGGCAGATTGACGTGACTTGGTACATCATAAAATTTCTTGAGGTTCTAGGGTTGGCAACAGATGTGAAAACACCATCCGAGGCTCATAAGCAACGTATGAAGGCTAAATCCATGGCTGCTCAAGAATAG